A DNA window from Hevea brasiliensis isolate MT/VB/25A 57/8 chromosome 2, ASM3005281v1, whole genome shotgun sequence contains the following coding sequences:
- the LOC110663001 gene encoding protein NSP-INTERACTING KINASE 2 isoform X2: protein MHHLLFYLSSLFLFVSPIFSSPAELQLLMQIKASLDPLNRFLTSWEPNTDPCAGSFEGVACNEQGRVANISLQGKGLSGQIPPAVGGLKSLTGLYLHFNALIGEIPKEIAELTELSDLYLNVNNLSGEIPFQIGNMSNLQVLQLCYNKLTGSLPTQLGSLKKLNVLALQYNQLTGAIPASLGDLGLLTRLDLSFNGLFGSIPVKLANAPMLQVLDIRNNSLSGDVPPALKRLNSGFQYDNNPKLCGVEFPNLETCDHLNPDRPEPSKPSGALQKDIPESANLPSNCSQIHCSNSSKSPQYGVIFSVIGVFIVLTVTGLFTFTWYRRQKQKIGSAFDTSDGRLSTDQVKEVCRKNASPLISLEYSNGWDPLAVGQSKSGLSQEFLESFMFNLEEVERATQCFSEVNLLGKSNFSATYKGILRDGSIVAVKCITKMSCKSDEADFLKGLKNLTSLKHENLVRLRGFCCSKGRGECFLIYDFVPNGNLLQYLDINEGNGRFLEWSARISIIKGIAKVVLCSNQVLGIYMVIKEINLLYSTRTYQLRKCSLTDDIIRCS from the exons ATGCATCATCTCCTCTTCTATCTCTCATCTCTCTTCCTCTTTGTCTCACCAATTTTCTCCTCGCCTGCAGAACTCCAACTCCTCATGCAAATCAAGGCCTCCCTCGATCCACTTAACCGGTTCTTGACCTCCTGGGAACCCAACACTGACCCATGTGCTGGGTCTTTTGAGGGCGTAGCTTGCAATGAGCAAGGCCGTGTGGCTAATATTTCTCTTCAGGGCAAGGGTCTCTCCGGCCAGATACCTCCGGCTGTAGGTGGGCTCAAGAGCTTAACTGGTTTGTATCTGCATTTCAATGCTCTTATTGGAGAAATACCGAAAGAGATAGCTGAGCTGACTGAGCTAAGTGATTTGTATCTCAATGTGAATAATTTGTCTGGGGAGATTCCATTTCAGATTGGCAACATGTCTAATCTTCAAG TTTTGCAGCTGTGTTACAATAAGTTGACTGGGAGTTTACCAACACAACTGGGTTCTCTGAAGAAGCTTAACGTCCTTGCTCTACAATATAATCAGTTAACTGGTGCAATACCTGCAAGCTTGGGTGATTTAGGATTGTTAACAAGGCTGGATTTGAGCTTTAATGGTCTTTTTGGTTCAATTCCAGTAAAATTAGCTAATGCTCCTATGCTACAAGTTCTAGACATTCGAAACAACAGCCTCTCTGGGGATGTGCCTCCAG CTTTGAAGAGACTGAATAGTGGATTCCAGTATGACAACAACCCTAAGTTATGTGGAGTCGAGTTTCCTAACTTGGAAACATGTGATCATCTAAACCCAGATAGACCTGAGCCTTCCAAACCTagtggtgcattgcaaaaggataTCCCAGAATCTGCAAACTTACCTTCTAATTGCAGCCAAATTCACTGTTCAAATTCATCCAAAAGTCCACAGTATGGTGTGATATTTAGTGTAATTGGAGTTTTTATTGTATTAACTGTCACTGGACTTTTCACATTCACATGGTACCGTCGCCAGAAACAGAAAATTGGAAGTGCATTTGATACTTCAGATGGTCGGCTTAGTACTGACCAGGTCAAGGAAGTTTGTAGGAAGAATGCCTCTCCACTCATCAGCCTAGAGTATTCCAATGGGTGGGATCCCTTGGCCGTGGGCCAGAGCAAAAGTGGACTCTCTCAGGAATTTCTTGAGAGCTTCATGTTCAATTTAGAAGAGGTAGAACGAGCAACTCAGTGCTTCTCAGAGGTGAATTTGTTGGGGAAGAGTAATTTCTCAGCCACCTACAAGGGAATCCTAAGAGATGGGTCAATTGTTGCTGTAAAGTGCATCACCAAAATGAGTTGTAAATCTGATGAAGCTGATTTTTTGAAGGGTTTGAAGAATTTGACCTCATTGAAACATGAAAATCTGGTGAGATTGAGAGGCTTTTGCTGCTCAAAAGGAAGGGGGGAGTGTTTTCTCATTTACGATTTTGTCCCAAATGGGAACCTGTTGCAGTATCTTGACATAAATGAGGGCAATGGGAGGTTTCTTGAATGGTCCGCCAGAATATCTATCATAAAAGGCATTGCCAAAG TTGTTTTATGTTCTAACCAGGTATTGGGTATTTACATGGTCATAAAGGAAATAAATCTGCTCTATTCCACCAGAACATATCAGCTGAGAAAGTGCTCATTGACAGACGATATAATCCGTTGCTCTTAG
- the LOC110663001 gene encoding protein NSP-INTERACTING KINASE 2 isoform X1 has translation MHHLLFYLSSLFLFVSPIFSSPAELQLLMQIKASLDPLNRFLTSWEPNTDPCAGSFEGVACNEQGRVANISLQGKGLSGQIPPAVGGLKSLTGLYLHFNALIGEIPKEIAELTELSDLYLNVNNLSGEIPFQIGNMSNLQVLQLCYNKLTGSLPTQLGSLKKLNVLALQYNQLTGAIPASLGDLGLLTRLDLSFNGLFGSIPVKLANAPMLQVLDIRNNSLSGDVPPALKRLNSGFQYDNNPKLCGVEFPNLETCDHLNPDRPEPSKPSGALQKDIPESANLPSNCSQIHCSNSSKSPQYGVIFSVIGVFIVLTVTGLFTFTWYRRQKQKIGSAFDTSDGRLSTDQVKEVCRKNASPLISLEYSNGWDPLAVGQSKSGLSQEFLESFMFNLEEVERATQCFSEVNLLGKSNFSATYKGILRDGSIVAVKCITKMSCKSDEADFLKGLKNLTSLKHENLVRLRGFCCSKGRGECFLIYDFVPNGNLLQYLDINEGNGRFLEWSARISIIKGIAKGIGYLHGHKGNKSALFHQNISAEKVLIDRRYNPLLLDSGLHKLLADDIVFSMLKASAAMGYLAPEYTTTGRFTEKSDVYAFGMIVLQLLSGKRIVTTMTRQAVESFRVEDFIDANLERKFSESEAAKLGRLALLCTHESPNQRPTMESVLEELHEIIVSP, from the exons ATGCATCATCTCCTCTTCTATCTCTCATCTCTCTTCCTCTTTGTCTCACCAATTTTCTCCTCGCCTGCAGAACTCCAACTCCTCATGCAAATCAAGGCCTCCCTCGATCCACTTAACCGGTTCTTGACCTCCTGGGAACCCAACACTGACCCATGTGCTGGGTCTTTTGAGGGCGTAGCTTGCAATGAGCAAGGCCGTGTGGCTAATATTTCTCTTCAGGGCAAGGGTCTCTCCGGCCAGATACCTCCGGCTGTAGGTGGGCTCAAGAGCTTAACTGGTTTGTATCTGCATTTCAATGCTCTTATTGGAGAAATACCGAAAGAGATAGCTGAGCTGACTGAGCTAAGTGATTTGTATCTCAATGTGAATAATTTGTCTGGGGAGATTCCATTTCAGATTGGCAACATGTCTAATCTTCAAG TTTTGCAGCTGTGTTACAATAAGTTGACTGGGAGTTTACCAACACAACTGGGTTCTCTGAAGAAGCTTAACGTCCTTGCTCTACAATATAATCAGTTAACTGGTGCAATACCTGCAAGCTTGGGTGATTTAGGATTGTTAACAAGGCTGGATTTGAGCTTTAATGGTCTTTTTGGTTCAATTCCAGTAAAATTAGCTAATGCTCCTATGCTACAAGTTCTAGACATTCGAAACAACAGCCTCTCTGGGGATGTGCCTCCAG CTTTGAAGAGACTGAATAGTGGATTCCAGTATGACAACAACCCTAAGTTATGTGGAGTCGAGTTTCCTAACTTGGAAACATGTGATCATCTAAACCCAGATAGACCTGAGCCTTCCAAACCTagtggtgcattgcaaaaggataTCCCAGAATCTGCAAACTTACCTTCTAATTGCAGCCAAATTCACTGTTCAAATTCATCCAAAAGTCCACAGTATGGTGTGATATTTAGTGTAATTGGAGTTTTTATTGTATTAACTGTCACTGGACTTTTCACATTCACATGGTACCGTCGCCAGAAACAGAAAATTGGAAGTGCATTTGATACTTCAGATGGTCGGCTTAGTACTGACCAGGTCAAGGAAGTTTGTAGGAAGAATGCCTCTCCACTCATCAGCCTAGAGTATTCCAATGGGTGGGATCCCTTGGCCGTGGGCCAGAGCAAAAGTGGACTCTCTCAGGAATTTCTTGAGAGCTTCATGTTCAATTTAGAAGAGGTAGAACGAGCAACTCAGTGCTTCTCAGAGGTGAATTTGTTGGGGAAGAGTAATTTCTCAGCCACCTACAAGGGAATCCTAAGAGATGGGTCAATTGTTGCTGTAAAGTGCATCACCAAAATGAGTTGTAAATCTGATGAAGCTGATTTTTTGAAGGGTTTGAAGAATTTGACCTCATTGAAACATGAAAATCTGGTGAGATTGAGAGGCTTTTGCTGCTCAAAAGGAAGGGGGGAGTGTTTTCTCATTTACGATTTTGTCCCAAATGGGAACCTGTTGCAGTATCTTGACATAAATGAGGGCAATGGGAGGTTTCTTGAATGGTCCGCCAGAATATCTATCATAAAAGGCATTGCCAAAG GTATTGGGTATTTACATGGTCATAAAGGAAATAAATCTGCTCTATTCCACCAGAACATATCAGCTGAGAAAGTGCTCATTGACAGACGATATAATCCGTTGCTCTTAGATTCAGGCTTGCACAAACTGCTGGCAGATGACATTGTCTTCTCCATGCTTAAAGCTAGTGCTGCCATGGGATACCTGGCCCCTGAGTACACAACTACTGGCCGTTTTACTGAAAAGAGTGATGTCTATGCATTTGGCATGATTGTACTTCAACTCCTCAGTGGAAAACGTATAGTCACCACAATGACTCGCCAAGCAGTGGAATCATTCAGGGTCGAAGACTTTATTGATGCAAATCTTGAAAGAAAGTTCTCAGAATCAGAGGCAGCCAAACTCGGGAGATTAGCGCTTCTTTGCACTCATGAATCTCCAAATCAAAGGCCTACAATGGAATCTGTGTTGGAGGAACTACATGAAATTATTGTCTCTCCTTAA